In Prosthecobacter fusiformis, the genomic window TCACTTCGCCCACCGTGCCATCCAGAGTCAGCGTATTCCCATCCAAAGTTGCCGGACCAGACTGCTTCGTGATCGTCACCGGCCGCCCTGAGCTTGAAGTCGCACTCACCGTAAACGGCACACGGTACATCGACTGGTCACCAATCGTCGCAAAGGTGATCGTCTGGGGAGTCTTCGCCACCGTGAAGGTATGCACCACCGGCGTCGCCGCCGCGAAGTCATCATTCCCCGCCTGCGTCGCCGTCAGCGTCACCTCTCCCGCCCCGGTGATCGTCACCTTATTGCCGGAGATTATCGCAGGATCCCCATCCGCCACTTCCACCGTTACCGGCAGTCCTGAACTGGAAGTCGCCGTGAAAGTAAAAGTATTCGCCGCCGGGTTAAACGTCCGGTCCGCCGGTTCTGCAAACGTGATCGTTTGTGGTGGCAGCAGTCCGTTCTTGGATTCAAACGCTCCACCTCCTAGAATGACAAACCGGTTCCTCGGCTGCCCATTGTAAGTGGTGAAAGCACCCCCGGCATAAATGCGACCTTGCGCGTCTATAGCCAACGCTTTGACCGAGTTGTTGAAGCCTGTGCCGATGTTGAATGAAGAGTCCACCGTGCCATCCACCGCAGCACGGTAAAGATGGTTGGTAAAACCTAGAAAAGTCCCAAAACTGGTGTTGAACAAACCCCCAATAATCAGTTTTCCATCTTCTTGCTGGACCGAAGCATAAACGAGCTGCCCCGGATTCGGGGTGAAGCCTAGCTGCGTCCCATTGGTAGCATGGTATCGCTGCCCATACACGCCAGGAGCATTCTGACCTGCAAAGATGCTCCCATCTTTCAATTCATTGAAATGCAGACCGGATTTCCCGAGACCCGCAGAAGCAAAGGCCGGATCAAGGTTACCATTTGAAGACACCAGAAAAACGCCAACTCCCGCCCCGAATGTGCCCCATGCGTTATTGCTAGCACCAATCAAAAGTTTGGTTCCTCTCAACATCAAGGCGAAGACTTCACCGTTGTCATTGATTTTGGATTTAAAGCCCGTGTCCCGGACACCCGTATTACCCAGCCTCACAACGGCACGCACATCTGCTGTAGTGACCCCACCGACATTTTCAAAATCTCCACCAACATATACACTTCCATTCCCAAGAGGTGCTAGAGCATTCACAGACCCCAATTGTGGCCCTGTCGTGGCCGTGTTAAACGTCGTATCCAAAACCCCGGATGAAGTGAAACGAGCTACCCGTCCCAACTGCGTGGTCACTCCGCCAATGGTCACACTTGTAAAGTCTCCACCCACAAAAATCTGGCCAGCCGCGTTTACCGCAATGGCTCTGACATTATTGTTAAAACTAGGGGTGAAATTAGGATCAAGAGTTCCGTCGGCCAAGAAGCGTGCCAGCCGTCCACGCGGCTGTGGCGTTCCGCCATCGACACGCACCTCGGTGAATCCGCCGCCCACCAAATAAGACCCATCAGGATACATGTGGATCGCGCTCACCTCATCGTTTCCGCCGTTAAAAGTGGGCTGAGGCCTGTCCTTCGACAGTCCCCCAGGCCTTTTTTCCACGGTCAAAATCGCCTCGGTGGTCATCACGCTTTCGTTATCCTCCGTGATACGCAGCTTGTAAGGTCCTGCACGGCTAAAGGTCACGTCAGAAATTGTCAACGTAGGAGAGGTCGCCCCCTCAATACCATTGCCATTCTCCACCATCGTCGTTCCGTAAAACCATTGGTAATAGAGTGTCCCTGCTCCCGTTCCCCCTCCTGTAAAAGTCACATCAGATCCATATTCCACGGACGTACTTTCTGGATTGTCATTCACCGTTGGTGCCGCCTGGATCTGGCAATTTGCCAGCATTCCAAAGACTAAAGTGAATATCAGCAGGAAGGTAGAGTGCCGAGCACGAGAAGTTGCCATAGTTGAGAAAGTTGGGGTGTGTAACTTGGTCTCTATAGCAACGTTTTTTTCGGATGCAACTTACAGTCTAACTACTTATTTAACATCATCTGTAAACTAACTGTAACCTTACCTCTGACTTAGAGTATAAACCGAGCATTCTGCAATAAAATGACAAAATCACACTACCTTTGGTGACATATAAAAAGATTCGCCTATGCTATTTGCATGAGAAACATTTTTCAGCGGCTCCTAGCAAGCATCTCACCCTCCTTTGATGGCGAACAACGGCGTGGCATTGGCTGCCATCCGCGCGTCATCATGGCCCTGCTCATCATTGGCGGCACGCTCGCTTATCATTACTTGGGCACCACGGAGTATGAGAATGAATTCACCGGTCGCACGCAGCGCCTAGCCTTTGCCACGCCGGAAGAAGAAATCGCCCTTGGCTTGCAGTCCGCACCCATGATGATCCGCGAGATGGGTGGCCAGTCACGCGATGCGAAAGCGCAGGCCCAGGTGGACCGCGTGGGTGCCAAGCTGGTGCAGAGTACCCTCGCTCGGCAGACACCTTATCGCTTTGAATTTCACCTGCTCGCCGATACCCAGACCATCAATGCCTTCGCCCTTCCGGGCGGACAGATCTTCATCACGGAGGCTCTCTATCGCCTCTTTAAAAATGAGGACCAACTCGCAGGTGTCCTCGGACACGAGATCGGCCATGTGGTGGGCCGTCATTCCAATGAACAAATGGCCACGACCAAGCTCTGGCAAGGACTGGCCCAGGGTGCAGGCGTTCTCCTTTCCGATGGCCAAAGCAGCGCCGGTCATCAAATCGCCAACATGGTGGCCAACATGCGTGTGATGAAATATGGCCGCGATGATGAACTGGAGTCCGACGCCCTCGGCATCCGCTTCCTCATTGATGCCGGATACGATCCCGAAGCCATGATCGGCGTCATGGACATCCTGGCCAGCGCCTCCAAAGGCAGCGGCCAGCCTGAATTCATGAGCACCCATCCCGCGCCAGAAAACCGCGCCGAGCGTATTCGCCAACTCATCGCCGAATACCGGAAAAAAGGCTGAGCATATCGAGAGCTTCTTCATCATCGACCTGCCGCACCATGCCCAAACGTGTACTCTGCCTGCTAACCGATCACTTTGAAGAGATCGAAGCCATTACGCCCGTGGACCTCCTGCGCCGCGCCGGGGTGGAGGTCGTGATGGCCTCTATGCGCGAAAGCATCCAGGTCGTTGGCCGCAGTGGCATCCTCATCAAAGCAGACTCCCATTTCGCCAGCGTGGACCCGACCACCTTCGACCTCCTTTTTATCCCAGGAGGCCCCGCCGTCAAAGCCCTCCGTGAAGACGGACGCGCAGCCGCTTTAGCCCAATCATTCATCAGCGCTGGCAAAACTGTGGCCGCCATCTGCGCTGCGCCCCTGGTGCTGCATGATGCAGGTCTACTGACCGGTAAAAAATACACGGCGCATGATTCCACCTATGAGGAGCTGACAGAGGCGGACCCCGCCCAGGAGGTCGTGACGGATGGCCTCATCATCACTTCCCGTGGCGCAGGCACTGCACTCGCTTTTGGTCTTGCCCTAGTCGCCCAGCTCACCACTCCAGAAGAAGCCGCCAAAGTCGCCCGGGCCATCATGGCCTGATCCTCCAAGCCCGTCCGTCAATCCTTCACGCCGGTTTTTCCTGATCTCGAAATTGAGTCGGTGTCAGCTTCGTCATCCGCTTGAAATCCTTGCTGAAGAAAAACTGGTCCGCGTAACCCACCTGACGTGCGATTTCCTTCACTGGATCATCAGATTCGATGAGGCGGCGCTTCGCCTGATTGATGCGTTCCCTGCGCAACCAGTCGATCGGGCTGGTGCCGATGGCGGATTTAAACTGGCGGCTGAAATGGCTCTCGCTCATTCCTGCCAATTGCGCTAGTTCCACCACCCGGATCGGCTGGTGAAAATAAAGCCGCATTTTCTCCAGCGCCTTCTGCACTGGCATGGGCAAATCTGGACGAATGAGGTCAGGATCCGACAAACGCGCATCAAAAGCCTTGGCAATGATAGCCGCGATGGCCGCATTCACATTCGCCGCATCGCAGGGTCGATTGCCATCCAG contains:
- a CDS encoding AraC family transcriptional regulator, translating into MNVPPPETLFLKNLYATPADWQRDLFYSVVRAGHLKASVEHRIQRETYPGHELILCLSGQGWVQVAGRRHEVGPQDLVWVNCHHPHAYGAISKDPWEVYWVRVEGRSLDRLAQLLEVRSMPVMGGFDATGAAVEFERSFDYLDGNRPCDAANVNAAIAAIIAKAFDARLSDPDLIRPDLPMPVQKALEKMRLYFHQPIRVVELAQLAGMSESHFSRQFKSAIGTSPIDWLRRERINQAKRRLIESDDPVKEIARQVGYADQFFFSKDFKRMTKLTPTQFRDQEKPA
- a CDS encoding M48 family metallopeptidase encodes the protein MRNIFQRLLASISPSFDGEQRRGIGCHPRVIMALLIIGGTLAYHYLGTTEYENEFTGRTQRLAFATPEEEIALGLQSAPMMIREMGGQSRDAKAQAQVDRVGAKLVQSTLARQTPYRFEFHLLADTQTINAFALPGGQIFITEALYRLFKNEDQLAGVLGHEIGHVVGRHSNEQMATTKLWQGLAQGAGVLLSDGQSSAGHQIANMVANMRVMKYGRDDELESDALGIRFLIDAGYDPEAMIGVMDILASASKGSGQPEFMSTHPAPENRAERIRQLIAEYRKKG
- a CDS encoding DJ-1 family glyoxalase III → MPKRVLCLLTDHFEEIEAITPVDLLRRAGVEVVMASMRESIQVVGRSGILIKADSHFASVDPTTFDLLFIPGGPAVKALREDGRAAALAQSFISAGKTVAAICAAPLVLHDAGLLTGKKYTAHDSTYEELTEADPAQEVVTDGLIITSRGAGTALAFGLALVAQLTTPEEAAKVARAIMA